The proteins below are encoded in one region of Hevea brasiliensis isolate MT/VB/25A 57/8 unplaced genomic scaffold, ASM3005281v1 Scaf106, whole genome shotgun sequence:
- the LOC110667279 gene encoding KH domain-containing protein At3g08620, with amino-acid sequence MSGSYTQNFSPARTLSPLIRTTPDVDSGQYLTELLEEHHKLVPFSRVLPICSRLLNQEILRVSGMIPNLGLNDFDRLQRGSLSSMASSDILPNNRGTGIIGWNGLPQERLGLQGMNMNWQAAPASPSSYIVKKILRLDIPVDSYPNFNFVGRLLGPRGNSLKRVEASTGCRVYIRGKGSIKDPEKEESLRGRPGYEHLSDPLHIIIEAELPVNIIDMQMRQAQEIIEELLKPVEESQDIYKRQQLRELAMLNSTYREESPGPSGSLSPFTSNGMKRAKTGQ; translated from the exons ATGTCTGGCTCATACACACAGAATTTTTCACCTGCAAGAACTCTGTCTCCACTTATAAGAACAACCCCAGATGTTGATAG TGGTCAGTATTTGACAGAGCTGCTAGAAGAGCACCACAAGCTTGTACCTTTTAGTCGAGTCCTTCCTATATGTAGCCGACTTTTGAATCAAG AGATATTGAGGGTTTCTGGAATGATCCCCAACCTGGGGTTAAATGACTTTGATAGACTGCAACGTGGAAGCTTGAGCTCCATGGCTTCTTCAGACATATTGCCAAATAATAGAGGAACAGGGATCATTGGGTGGAATGGACTACCACAGGAG AGATTAGGACTGCAGGGGATGAATATGAACTGGCAAGCAGCACCAGCAAGCCCAAGTTCTTATATTGTGAAGAAAATCTTGCGTTTGGATATTCCTGTTGATAGTTATCCAAAT TTCAATTTTGTAGGCCGGCTTTTGGGACCTAGGGGCAATTCGTTGAAGCGAGTGGAAGCTTCTACAGGGTGTCGGGTGTATATTAGAGGAAAAGGTTCAATAAAAGACCCAGAGAAG GAAGAGTCATTAAGGGGAAGACCAGGCTATGAGCATCTTAGTGATCCTCTGCACATTATAATTGAGGCTGAATTACCTGTCAATATTATTGATATGCAAATGAGACAAGCACAGGAAATCATTGAAGAACTGCTTAAGCCTGTG GAAGAGTCACAGGATATCTATAAGAGGCAACAGCTGAGAGAATTAGCAATGTTGAATTCAACCTATAGGGAAGAGAGCCCTGGACCAAGTGGGAGCCTCTCGCCTTTCACTTCAAACGGAATGAAGCGCGCCAAAACTGGGCAATAA